The Primulina tabacum isolate GXHZ01 chromosome 16, ASM2559414v2, whole genome shotgun sequence genome window below encodes:
- the LOC142529590 gene encoding thioredoxin-like 1-2, chloroplastic, protein MSCLKGGFSVSGAGEAIFKNRAQESLRVCSSIGALKFKESNLNDFWRKTLDASDRKSISNLTIKAPPNYEPINAQPSVCISKAQRWWEKSLQPNMLEIHSAQELIDCLLIAGDRLVILGFYSPGCGGCKALHPKICQLAEMNPDSIFLKVNFEQHKVMCHALNVHVLPFFRFYRGADGKLCSFSCTNATIKKFKDAVAKHGTDRCSLGAAQGLNESELLALASNGLISNNSLQNPAENDEFESLILEEAVVPFALA, encoded by the exons ATGTCTTGCTTGAAGGGTGGGTTTTCTGTTTCCGGGGCTGGTGAAGCCATATTCAAGAACAGAGCGCAAGAGTCTCTTCGGGTTTGTTCTTCGATTGGAGCCCTGAAATTCAAGGAATctaatttaaatgatttttggaggaaGACCCTTGATGCGTCCGATCGGAAAAGCATAAGCAATTTGACCATTAAAGCTCCTCCAAATTATGAACCCATCAAT GCTCAACCATCTGTTTGTATTAGCAAAGCTCAGAGATGGTGGGAAAAATCCCTTCAGCCAAACATGCTGGAGATCCATTCTGCACAAGAACTTATTGATTGTTTGTTAATTGCTGGGGATAGATTGGTTATACTTGGATTTTATTCCCCTGGTTGTGGAGGCTGCAAAGCTTTGCATCCTAAG ATCTGTCAACTGGCTGAAATGAACCCGGATTCGATCTTTCTCAAGGTTAATTTCGAACAACATAAGGTCATGTGTCATGCCCTTAATGTTCATGTCTTACCCTTCTTCAGATTCTATAGAGGTGCAGATGGCAAATTGTGTAGCTTCAGCTGTACCAATGCAACT ATCAAGAAATTCAAGGATGCAGTAGCTAAACACGGGACTGATCGTTGTAGTCTCGGGGCAGCTCAAGGTTTAAACGAATCGGAGCTCTTGGCCTTGGCCTCAAATGGTTTGATATCGAATAATTCGCTACAAAATCCagctgagaatgatgaatttGAAAGTTTGATTCTTGAAGAAGCTGTTGTACCATTTGCATTGGCATAG